In one window of Falco cherrug isolate bFalChe1 chromosome 10, bFalChe1.pri, whole genome shotgun sequence DNA:
- the TTI1 gene encoding TELO2-interacting protein 1 homolog isoform X1 — protein sequence MAVFDTPQEAFGALRPVCVQLTRAQTMENVASLQAHLATVSASALQELQEYVLFPLRFALKVPGPKQERLVQSVVQCMSSILAATCVKKQELLQELFSELCTCLSPPSGSSKPASLSEELKLAVIQALHTLMHSAYGDVIWSLYQPSTLPLLGFAVSLLLGLAEQEKAKQIKISALKCLQVLVLQCDCQEHQHLEEDEAQQCGDLFASFLPGISITLSRVITGDIKQGHKTTVSAIRLFYQIVGLVMADAQLARIPKNKENLPVEQSRISELMVHRGPDWSKSTAEKLALLLHKMVEFSSVHPHWKVRLELVELVYHLLKSCSRSLVDSFSHLLKALVGLVNDENSEVQSRCNEVLRGIAEQQIVAQNRALADVLSENLHSLATALPRLMNSQDDMGKVSTLSLLLGYLKLLGPKINIVLNSVSHLHRLSKALMQVLELDVTDVKIVEDRRWGCEGMCGPPGSLQHGMQKGRCQKKYFRFFTEEKVFQLLQQVCRVLGYYGNLYLLVDHFMGLYGESGMYRKQAAMVLNELIVGAAGVGVDVLQEREVSLNVDDLKGSVMSILDEYTDQANWYLITSIDTEEIGHDHSVQHLGLTARPGGACSSILLPSPELLITTCTMNSNIWQICIQLEGIGCFAAVLGKEFRLLLLSALYPVLEKAGDKTLLISETALGTLVDICEACSYDSVQCLINENSDYLVNGISLNLRQLAHQPHASQVLDTMLRHSDASLLPLVEDVIQDVLSALDQSYNNQASTFLGVLHSVMTALVQWFGSSCSEEHQQRQTAEWRSGTLSQGQQVVTRQEVERFFLDYVRQKQVAEGNLPDTGNEEADEVPPLTKPEPNNSDTEGETPLPSHAQLGKDVMERCIHLLSDGNLRVRLKVLDVLELCITVLHPHGNHLLPMAHRVWPALVTRLISDDPLAVLRAFKVLCTLAQKCGDFLRQRFSKDVLPKLTSSLLSQAPASARAGPVYSHTLAFKLQLAVLQGLGSLCKKLDMGESDLNKVADACLIYLSVKQPMKLQEAAQSVFLHLMHVDPDSTWLLLNEVCCPNQYEPPHISLQPVKLSGMGKQRNELTNNVLLLLEKLQQQESVTPWASTPEASPP from the exons ATGGCCGTCTTCGACACCCCCCAGGAGGCCTTCGGGGCCCTGCGCCCCGTCTGCGTGCAGCTGACGAGGGCCCAGACCATGGAGAACGTGGCGAGCCTGCAGGCCCACCTGGCAACAGTCAGTGCCTCggccctgcaggagctgcaggagtaCGTCCTCTTCCCCCTGCGCTTTGCCCTGAAGGTGCCGGGGCCCAAGCAGGAGCGCCTGGTGCAGAGTGTCGTGCAGTGCATGTCCTCCATCCTCGCAGCAACGTGTGTGAAGaagcaggagctcctgcaggagCTTTTTTCTGAGCTCTGTACATGCCTCTCTCCCCCTTCTGGCTCAAGCAAGCCAGCCTCACTGTCAGAGGAGTTAAAGCTGGCTGTAATCCAGGCACTCCACACCCTGATGCATTCAGCTTATGGGGATGTTATCTGGTCTCTCTATCAGCCTTCCACACTTCCTCTCTTAGGATTTGCTGTATCTTTGCTTCTGGGCCTAGcagagcaagaaaaagcaaagcaaattaagATCTCTGCTTTGAAGTGCTTACAGGTCCTAGTCCTGCAGTGTGACTGCCAGGAGCATCAACACCTAGAGGAGGACGAGGCACAGCAATGTGGggatttgtttgcttcttttctgcctGGGATTTCCATTACACTGTCTCGGGTTATTACCGGAGACATCAAACAAGGTCACAAAACCACTGTTTCTGCCATCAGACTCTTTTATCAGATCGTGGGCTTGGTAATGGCTGATGCACAGCTAGCCAGAATCccaaagaataaagaaaacctGCCAGTGGAACAAAGCAGAATATCAGAACTAATGGTCCACAGAGGACCTGACTGGAGTAAAAGTACCGCTGAAAAACTTGCTCTCCTCCTGCATAAAATGGTtgaattttcttcagttcaCCCCCACTGGAAAGTGAGACTGGAGCTGGTGGAACTGGTCTACCACTTACTGAAGAGCTGCAGTCGATCACTGGTGGACTCATTCAGCCATCTTTTAAAGGCCCTGGTTGGGCTGGTTAATGATGAAAATAGTGAAGTCCAGAGCAGGTGTAACGAGGTTCTGCGAGGCATTGCAGAGCAGCAGATTGTAGCACAGAACAGGGCTCTTGCCGATGTCCTCTCTGAGAACCTCCATTCCCTTGCCACAGCTCTTCCTCGCCTGATGAACTCTCAGGATGACATGGGCAAGGTTTCCACTTTGAGCTTGTTGCTCGGCTATCTGAAGCTGCTGGGTCCCAAAATTAACATTGTTCTCAACTCTGTATCCCACCTCCACCGACTGTCCAAAGCACTGATGCAAGTTCTGGAGTTGGACGTGACAGATGTGAAGATAGTGGAAGACAGACGCTGGGGCTGTGAGGGTATGTGTGGACCTCCAGGCTCCTTGCAGCATGGTATGCAGAAAGGCAGATGTCAGAAGAAATACTTCCGCTTCTTCACGGAGGAGAAAGTtttccagctccttcagcaAGTTTGTCGTGTTCTTGGCTACTACGGGAACCTCTATTTGCTCGTGGATCATTTCATGGGGCTGTACGGTGAATCTGGCATGTACCGAAAACAGGCAGCGATGGTCCTCAATGAGCTGattgtgggagctgctggagtggGAGTGGATGTCCTTCAGGAACGGGAAGTTTCGCTGAACGTGGACGATCTCAAAGGGTCCGTAATGTCCATTCTGGATGAGTACACAGACCAGGCAAACTGGTATTTGATCACTAGCATTGATACAGAAGAAATCGGCCATGATCACTCGGTGCAACATTTGGGACTTACTGCCCGTCCAGGAGGTGCatgcagcagcatcctccttCCATCCCCAGAGCTGCTCATAACGACCTGCACCATGAACAGCAACATCTGGCAGATATGCATCCAGCTGGAAGGTATcggctgctttgctgctgtcctCGGGAAGGAGTTCCGGTTGCTTCTGCTGTCAGCTCTCTACCCTGTGTTGGAAAAGGCTGGTGACAAGACTCTGCTCATCAGTGAGACGGCACTGGGGACACTGGTAGACATATGCGAGGCCTGCAGTTATGACTCAGTGCAGTGTTTGATTAATGAGAATTCTGATTATCTGGTGAATGGGATTTCCCTGAATTTGCGCCAGCTGGCACATCAGCCACATGCTTCCCAGGTCCTGGACACTATGCTGAGGCATTCAGATGCCAGCTTGCTGCCACTGGTAGAAGATGTTATCCAAGATGTCCTGTCCGCGCTAGATCAGTCTTACAATAACCAGGCTTCCACTTTCCTCGGGGTCCTCCACTCAGTAATGACAGCTTTAG TCCAGTGGTTTGGATCGTCCTGCAGCGAGGAACACCAACAAAGGCAGACCGCTGAATGGCGGAGTGGAACTTTGTCCCAGGGGCAGCAGGTGGTGACAAGGCAAGAAGTGGAACGATTCTTCCTTGACTATGTCAGACAGAAGCAGGTCGCAGAGGGCAATCTTCCTGACACAGGGAATGAGGAGGCAG atgaaGTTCCCCCGCTTACTAAGCCGGAGCCAAACAATTCTGACACAGAAGGAGAAACTCCACTGCCAAGCCATGCTCAGCTGGGCAAAGATGTGATGGAGCGGTGCATCCACTTGCTGTCTGATGGGAACCTCCGAGTGCGGCTGAAG GTCCTGGATGTGCTGGAGCTCTGTATAACTGTGCTGCATCCTCACGGAAACCATCTGCTTCCCATGGCTCATCGTGTCTGGCCAGCTCTCGTCACCCGGCTGATTAGTGATGACCCTCTGGCGGTGCTCAGAGCCTTCAAG GTGCTGTGTACCCTGGCTCAAAAGTGTGGGGACTTTCTGAGGCAGAGATTCTCCAAAGATGTCCTGCCTAAGCTGACCAGTTCCCTTCTCAGCCAAGCCCCAGCAAGTGccagagctgggcctgtgtacAGCCACACGCTTGCCTTCAAGTTGCAGCTGGCTGTGTTGCAGGGACTGGGTTCTCTGTGCAAGAAGTTGGACATGG